The Methylobacterium currus genome contains a region encoding:
- a CDS encoding ActS/PrrB/RegB family redox-sensitive histidine kinase, which translates to MFETLQTDLVRDARHLRLDTLVRLRWLAVAGQGAAVAGAHLGLGLPLPFGWCFLVIAASSWLNLTLRIRYPASHRLSDDAAVLLLAFDIIQLAALLFLTGGLQNPFALLFLAPVLISATALPPARTLALGLLAVGLSTLLALVYRPLPWFAGEKLELPFLYVSGVWTAILLGTAFTGVYAWRVAEEARQLAQALAATELVLAREQHLSQLDGLAAAAAHELGTPLATITVVAKELDRQLGPTASPSVAEDLALLRDQVERCRGILAKLTSLDADQGGFIETISLSHLVEELVAPQRALGIVLDVATKGDGPEPACRRNPGVMFGLGNIVDNAVDFAESCVAIEARWTPDRVSLEIRDDGPGFAPEVLLRVGEPYVSTRSAAKAGQERIGPEGGTGLGLGLFIAKTLIERSGAQLSLANAVDPSTGAVVRIVWPRHVFEREAKGRRNPGTGGAAPLTQARDVPI; encoded by the coding sequence ATGTTCGAGACCCTGCAGACCGACCTGGTGCGCGACGCCCGCCACCTGCGCCTCGATACCCTGGTGCGGCTGCGCTGGCTCGCGGTCGCCGGCCAGGGCGCGGCGGTGGCCGGAGCCCATCTGGGGCTCGGCCTGCCCCTGCCCTTCGGCTGGTGCTTCCTCGTCATCGCCGCCTCGTCCTGGCTCAACCTCACCCTGCGGATCCGCTACCCGGCGAGCCACCGGCTCAGCGACGACGCCGCGGTGCTGCTGCTCGCCTTCGACATCATCCAGCTCGCCGCCCTGCTCTTCCTGACCGGCGGCCTGCAAAATCCCTTCGCCCTCCTGTTCCTCGCCCCCGTGCTGATCTCGGCCACCGCCCTCCCCCCGGCCCGGACCCTGGCGCTCGGCCTCCTGGCGGTCGGCCTCTCGACGCTGCTCGCCCTCGTCTACCGGCCGCTGCCGTGGTTCGCCGGGGAGAAGCTCGAGTTGCCGTTCCTGTACGTGTCGGGCGTCTGGACCGCGATCCTGCTCGGAACCGCTTTCACGGGAGTTTACGCCTGGCGCGTCGCCGAGGAGGCGCGCCAGCTCGCCCAGGCGCTGGCGGCGACCGAGCTGGTGCTCGCCCGGGAGCAGCACCTGTCGCAGCTCGACGGGCTGGCGGCGGCCGCCGCCCACGAGCTCGGCACGCCGCTCGCCACCATCACGGTGGTGGCCAAGGAGCTGGACCGCCAGCTCGGGCCCACCGCCTCCCCGAGCGTGGCCGAGGATCTGGCGCTGCTGCGCGACCAGGTCGAGCGCTGCCGCGGCATCCTCGCCAAGCTCACCTCGCTCGATGCCGACCAGGGCGGCTTCATCGAGACGATCTCGCTCAGCCACCTCGTCGAGGAACTGGTGGCGCCGCAGCGGGCGCTCGGCATCGTGCTCGACGTGGCGACGAAGGGCGACGGGCCGGAGCCGGCCTGCCGGCGCAACCCGGGCGTGATGTTCGGCCTCGGCAACATCGTCGACAACGCGGTCGATTTCGCCGAGAGCTGCGTGGCGATCGAGGCGCGCTGGACCCCGGACCGGGTCTCGCTGGAGATCCGCGACGACGGGCCGGGCTTCGCTCCCGAGGTGTTGCTCCGGGTGGGCGAGCCCTATGTCAGCACCCGCAGCGCGGCGAAAGCCGGGCAGGAGAGGATCGGTCCCGAGGGCGGGACCGGCCTCGGCCTCGGCCTGTTCATCGCCAAGACGCTGATCGAGCGCTCCGGCGCGCAGCTGAGCCTCGCCAACGCGGTCGATCCCTCGACCGGCGCCGTGGTGCGGATCGTCTGGCCCCGTCACGTTTTCGAGAGGGAGGCCAAAGGTCGCCGAAACCCGGGCACGGGCGGCGCCGCACCCCTGACGCAGGCGCGCGACGTTCCTATATAA
- a CDS encoding polyhydroxyalkanoate depolymerase — translation MDLSYFWYEAAHWMLTPARAAADATQLVFKNPVNPITYTPYGRTVSAACEMFERTTRRYGKPAFNLPRTVVEGMVTEVTERVVWSKPFCQVIKFDRALKRPTSQAQPKVLVVAPMSGHYATLLRGTVEALLPAHEVMITDWIDARMVPLEAGRFDLDTYIDYLIEMFQAFGPDLHVIAVCQPSVPVFAAVARMEADGLPGVPTSMTLMGGPIDTRRSPTAVNCLAAERGSDWFKRNCITVVPPGYPGTWREVYPGFFQLSGFMGMNLDRHLTAHWDMFKHLVRNDGDSAEKHRDFYDEYLSVMDLTAEFYLQTVNTVFVEHALPKGEMRHHGELVDPAAIRHCAIMAVEGENDDISGVGQTLAAHDLTPNLAPERKLYHLQKGVGHYGVFNGSRFRANIAPRISAFMHAMQGTQTLEDLREAS, via the coding sequence ATGGATCTCTCGTATTTCTGGTATGAAGCAGCGCACTGGATGTTGACGCCTGCCCGTGCGGCCGCCGACGCCACGCAGCTCGTGTTCAAGAATCCCGTCAATCCGATCACCTACACGCCCTATGGCCGGACCGTGTCGGCGGCCTGCGAGATGTTCGAGCGCACGACGCGCCGCTACGGCAAGCCGGCCTTCAACCTGCCCCGCACCGTCGTCGAGGGCATGGTGACGGAGGTGACCGAGCGGGTGGTGTGGTCGAAGCCGTTCTGCCAGGTGATCAAGTTCGACCGCGCCCTGAAGCGTCCGACGAGCCAGGCCCAGCCGAAGGTGCTGGTGGTGGCACCGATGTCGGGCCACTACGCCACGCTCCTGCGCGGCACGGTCGAGGCGCTGCTGCCGGCCCACGAGGTGATGATCACCGACTGGATCGACGCCCGCATGGTGCCGCTCGAGGCCGGCCGCTTCGACCTCGACACCTACATCGACTACCTGATCGAGATGTTCCAGGCCTTCGGGCCCGACCTCCACGTGATCGCGGTCTGCCAGCCCTCGGTGCCGGTCTTCGCCGCCGTCGCCCGGATGGAGGCCGACGGGCTGCCCGGCGTGCCGACCTCGATGACCCTGATGGGCGGCCCGATCGACACCCGCCGCTCGCCGACCGCCGTGAACTGCCTCGCCGCCGAGCGCGGCTCGGACTGGTTCAAGCGCAACTGCATCACCGTGGTGCCGCCGGGCTATCCCGGCACCTGGCGCGAGGTCTATCCGGGCTTCTTCCAGCTCTCCGGCTTCATGGGCATGAACCTCGACCGTCACCTGACGGCGCATTGGGACATGTTCAAGCACCTGGTGCGCAACGACGGCGATTCGGCCGAGAAGCACCGCGACTTCTACGACGAGTACCTGTCGGTGATGGACCTGACGGCGGAGTTCTACCTCCAGACGGTCAACACCGTGTTCGTCGAGCACGCCCTGCCGAAGGGCGAGATGCGCCACCACGGCGAGCTGGTCGACCCGGCGGCGATCCGCCACTGCGCCATCATGGCGGTGGAAGGCGAGAACGACGACATTTCCGGCGTCGGCCAGACCCTGGCGGCCCACGACCTGACGCCGAACCTGGCCCCTGAGCGCAAGCTCTACCACCTGCAGAAGGGCGTCGGCCATTACGGCGTCTTCAACGGCTCGCGCTTCCGCGCCAACATCGCGCCGCGCATCTCCGCCTTCATGCACGCGATGCAGGGCACGCAGACCCTCGAAGACCTGCGCGAGGCCTCCTGA
- a CDS encoding M48 family metallopeptidase, which translates to MRVALLRRSAPEPTHVTVIHAGICYPVTVRRRAAARRITLRVSSATGEIVLTLPERTDLAAAQRFADSHGAWIATRVAKLPERVAFVPGAVVPLRGVPHRILHWSTTSGPTMAITDPDGAPVIAVSCGLPHVARRVRDFLEAEARRDLAAAVARHAGALGRTPKRLTVRDTRSRWGSCTAAGQLNFSWRLIMAPPSVLDYLAAHEVAHLAEMNHSVRFWRVVERLSPGYGEPEAWLKRHGTELHRYG; encoded by the coding sequence ATGCGAGTCGCGCTCCTTCGCCGTTCGGCGCCCGAACCCACCCATGTCACCGTCATCCACGCCGGCATCTGCTATCCGGTCACCGTGCGCCGCCGCGCTGCCGCCCGCCGCATCACCCTGCGGGTGTCGAGCGCCACAGGCGAGATCGTCCTGACCCTGCCGGAGCGCACCGACCTCGCCGCCGCCCAGCGTTTCGCCGATTCGCACGGCGCCTGGATCGCCACCCGGGTGGCGAAGCTCCCCGAACGCGTCGCCTTCGTGCCCGGCGCGGTCGTGCCGCTGCGCGGCGTCCCTCACCGCATCCTGCACTGGTCGACCACGTCGGGCCCGACCATGGCCATCACGGACCCGGACGGCGCGCCCGTGATCGCGGTCTCCTGCGGGCTGCCTCACGTGGCGCGGCGGGTGCGCGACTTCCTGGAGGCCGAGGCGCGCCGCGACCTCGCCGCGGCGGTGGCCCGCCATGCCGGCGCGCTCGGCCGCACGCCGAAGCGCCTGACCGTGCGCGACACCCGCAGCCGCTGGGGCTCGTGCACGGCCGCGGGCCAGCTGAACTTCTCCTGGCGCCTGATCATGGCGCCGCCGTCCGTGCTCGACTACCTGGCGGCGCACGAGGTCGCGCATCTCGCCGAGATGAACCACTCGGTCCGGTTCTGGCGCGTCGTCGAGAGGCTTTCCCCGGGCTACGGCGAGCCCGAGGCTTGGCTGAAGCGGCACGGCACCGAGCTGCACCGCTACGGTTGA
- a CDS encoding invasion associated locus B family protein — protein sequence MGRRVRAATLGLALATGLPAGAALAQGAVKQSFDDWQLRCETPAGAKAEQCALVQYVAAEDRPNLSLVVIVLKTADNRGTLLRVVAPLGVLLPSGLGLKVDQAEIGRTSFVRCLSTGCVAEVVMDDKLIGQLKGGQQATFIVFQTPEEGVGIPLSLKGFKEGFDSLK from the coding sequence ATCGGACGCCGGGTGCGGGCCGCCACCCTAGGACTCGCGCTCGCGACGGGCCTGCCGGCCGGGGCCGCCCTGGCGCAGGGCGCGGTCAAGCAAAGCTTCGACGACTGGCAGCTGCGCTGCGAGACGCCCGCCGGCGCCAAGGCCGAGCAATGCGCCCTGGTGCAGTACGTCGCCGCCGAGGACCGGCCGAACCTGTCCCTGGTGGTGATCGTGCTGAAGACCGCCGACAACCGCGGCACGCTTTTGCGGGTGGTGGCGCCCCTCGGCGTGCTGCTGCCCTCCGGCCTCGGCCTGAAGGTCGACCAGGCGGAGATCGGCCGCACCTCGTTCGTGCGCTGCCTCTCCACCGGCTGCGTCGCCGAGGTGGTCATGGACGACAAGCTCATCGGCCAGCTCAAGGGCGGCCAGCAGGCCACCTTCATCGTCTTCCAGACGCCCGAAGAGGGAGTGGGCATCCCCCTGTCCCTCAAGGGGTTCAAGGAAGGCTTCGACAGCCTGAAGTGA
- a CDS encoding glycosyltransferase family 2 protein produces MAPWRIAPRSDDPDFSRALVFERRPAGRWLALDYALDRYAAPVRPLLRFARADGSHEDALLPGPVLGRASWLGPVPPGTEEIRLAAPADGFRIEAARLLSRTALLALCARRRPDRLPIALYQWLRRDARRLRNTLRIAAGIRPLAHYPLWKAERARPFEPAFDRIPPDLPRLGLILEAVPGEGEAVRRTLATLLAQAHRDWRLVLHWQGPAPAGLPGDPRISADVLPAGVAIGYLRPGDALAPDALSHLAAAFAGPAPADLAYADSEAETPDGLRPQLKPGWSPDLALTTLYPGRPFLVASDVVARSGWAPGQGARALLLAATLARPKRVRRIPRILCRIAPEAPDPGGHADDLTRALRQASSPAAMVRTGDILDLDWPLPDPPPLVSVIIPTRDRPDLLRMAVRGVLHDTAYASLELVIVDNGSTDPTVAALYAEWASDPRVRRLDRPGPFNFSRLVNDGAAASRGEVLVLLNNDVEVLHPDWLAALVRQALRPEVGAVGAKLLFGNGRIQHAGVVVGLGGRAGHILRNRPSDTPGHLGRLTVAHEVSGVTAACLAVARHKFEAVGGLDAEAFPVDFNDIDFCLRLGARGWKSVWTPRAVLAHHESVSRGPSIGPARDRFEAEGDRFAARWRAVIRDDPYYHPAFSVTTFGEELE; encoded by the coding sequence GTGGCGCCCTGGCGCATCGCCCCCCGCTCGGACGATCCGGATTTCTCCCGCGCGCTGGTCTTCGAACGGCGACCGGCCGGGCGCTGGCTCGCCCTCGATTACGCCCTCGACCGTTACGCTGCGCCGGTGCGGCCGCTCCTGCGCTTCGCCCGCGCCGACGGCTCCCACGAAGACGCGCTGCTGCCGGGCCCGGTGCTCGGCCGCGCCTCCTGGCTCGGGCCGGTGCCGCCCGGCACGGAGGAGATCCGGCTCGCCGCTCCGGCGGACGGCTTTCGGATCGAGGCGGCGCGGCTCCTGTCCCGCACGGCCTTGCTCGCCCTCTGCGCCCGCCGCCGGCCGGACAGGCTGCCGATTGCGCTCTACCAATGGCTGCGCCGCGATGCGCGCCGCCTGCGCAACACCCTGCGCATCGCCGCCGGCATACGCCCGCTCGCGCACTATCCCCTGTGGAAGGCCGAGCGCGCGCGGCCCTTCGAGCCCGCCTTCGATCGGATCCCCCCTGATCTGCCGCGCCTCGGCCTGATCCTGGAGGCGGTGCCGGGGGAGGGGGAGGCGGTGCGACGCACCCTCGCGACCCTGCTGGCGCAGGCCCATCGTGACTGGCGCCTCGTCCTGCACTGGCAAGGCCCGGCGCCCGCCGGCCTTCCCGGCGATCCCCGGATCTCCGCCGACGTCCTGCCCGCCGGGGTCGCGATCGGGTACCTGCGCCCCGGCGACGCCCTCGCGCCCGATGCGCTCAGCCATCTCGCCGCCGCCTTCGCGGGGCCGGCGCCCGCCGACCTCGCCTACGCCGACAGCGAGGCCGAAACACCTGACGGCCTGCGTCCCCAGCTCAAGCCGGGCTGGAGCCCGGACCTCGCCCTGACCACGCTCTATCCCGGTCGGCCGTTCCTGGTGGCGAGTGATGTGGTCGCGCGCAGCGGCTGGGCTCCGGGGCAGGGAGCCCGCGCGCTCCTCCTCGCCGCGACCCTAGCGCGACCCAAGCGGGTCCGCCGCATCCCGCGCATCCTCTGCCGCATCGCGCCGGAGGCGCCGGACCCCGGCGGCCACGCTGACGACCTGACGCGCGCCCTGCGCCAGGCCAGCAGCCCCGCCGCGATGGTGCGGACCGGCGACATCCTCGATCTCGACTGGCCTTTGCCCGATCCGCCGCCCCTGGTCTCGGTCATCATCCCGACCCGCGACCGGCCGGACCTGCTGCGGATGGCGGTCCGGGGCGTGCTGCACGACACCGCCTATGCGTCGCTGGAGCTCGTCATCGTCGATAACGGCTCGACCGATCCGACTGTCGCCGCCCTCTATGCCGAATGGGCATCGGACCCGCGGGTGCGCCGCCTCGACCGGCCGGGCCCGTTCAATTTCTCGCGCCTCGTCAACGATGGCGCCGCGGCGAGCCGCGGCGAGGTCCTGGTGCTCCTCAACAACGACGTCGAGGTGCTGCACCCCGACTGGCTCGCCGCCCTGGTGCGCCAGGCCCTGCGTCCGGAGGTCGGTGCCGTCGGGGCCAAGCTGCTGTTCGGCAACGGCCGGATCCAGCATGCCGGCGTGGTGGTCGGGCTCGGCGGCCGGGCCGGGCACATCCTGCGCAACCGCCCGTCCGACACGCCGGGCCATCTCGGCCGGCTTACCGTCGCGCACGAGGTCTCGGGCGTCACCGCCGCCTGCCTGGCGGTGGCGCGCCACAAGTTCGAGGCGGTCGGCGGGCTCGATGCCGAGGCGTTCCCGGTCGATTTCAACGACATCGATTTCTGCCTGCGCCTCGGCGCCCGGGGCTGGAAATCGGTCTGGACCCCGCGGGCCGTGCTGGCCCACCACGAATCGGTCAGCCGCGGCCCCAGCATCGGCCCGGCCCGGGACCGGTTCGAGGCCGAAGGGGACCGCTTCGCCGCGCGCTGGCGGGCGGTGATCCGGGACGACCCGTACTACCACCCGGCCTTCTCGGTCACGACCTTCGGGGAGGAGCTGGAATGA
- a CDS encoding glycosyltransferase family 2 protein translates to MRLPPHPGLDLLRFVEEQPGPVGRWVVRLLLALKRPGEAWAVARAALAGKRVRARDRATILWGARHALTPPPLPSGEAEAGLSLRVATPAEILSGGIGPSEIVVLTASGHSLVQGAATALEQTFAADPGLGAVYGDAVLLGPGGKPILPVLRPAFDPDYLLAADYIGPVVAFRRAVLDRFGLDPSLPGAEAADLLLRLAAEDPTAVRHLPRRLSTWSPFGAAPPEGWAPSRRTLAERHLAGAGHVEAAGGILTLRRDLPAPPLATLIIPTRDRIELLRACIESLRAHTDWPAFEIIVCDNDSRQPRTLAYLQRLAGEGIRVLPCPGPFNFAAMNNRAAAEARGALLVFVNNDVVARRSDWLRRMAEEALRPEVGAVGAKLLDVRERIQHGGIVLGTGGLVTHAHRHFPGTATGYLASLRATHRVSAVTAACLAVQASKFRAVGGFDEAAFAVDFNDVDLCLRLEAAGYRTMMVPGAVLSHHEAASRRWNPEARLRHEAEVAALRARWGPRLEADPWYHPDFDPRAGTYVRLRAWKGAVSR, encoded by the coding sequence ATGAGGCTGCCGCCTCATCCGGGCCTCGACCTTCTTCGCTTCGTGGAGGAACAGCCCGGTCCCGTCGGGCGATGGGTCGTCCGGCTGCTCCTGGCGTTGAAGCGCCCGGGCGAGGCCTGGGCGGTCGCCCGGGCGGCCCTCGCCGGCAAGCGGGTGCGGGCGCGCGACCGCGCCACGATCCTGTGGGGCGCCCGCCATGCCCTGACGCCGCCGCCGCTGCCGTCGGGCGAGGCCGAGGCGGGCCTGAGCCTGCGCGTCGCGACGCCGGCCGAGATCCTGTCCGGCGGCATCGGTCCGAGCGAGATCGTCGTGCTGACGGCGTCCGGCCACTCCCTCGTGCAGGGGGCGGCCACCGCCCTCGAACAAACCTTCGCGGCCGATCCCGGCCTCGGGGCCGTCTACGGCGACGCCGTGCTGCTCGGGCCCGGAGGCAAACCGATACTGCCGGTGCTGCGCCCGGCCTTCGATCCCGACTACCTGCTCGCCGCGGACTATATCGGCCCGGTCGTCGCGTTCCGCCGTGCGGTGCTGGACCGGTTCGGGCTCGATCCCTCGCTGCCGGGCGCCGAGGCCGCCGACCTGCTGCTGCGGCTCGCGGCCGAGGACCCGACCGCGGTCCGCCACCTGCCGCGCCGGCTCTCGACCTGGTCGCCCTTCGGGGCCGCCCCGCCCGAGGGCTGGGCGCCGTCGCGCCGGACGCTGGCCGAGCGCCATCTCGCCGGGGCCGGCCATGTCGAGGCGGCGGGCGGCATCCTGACCCTGCGCCGCGACCTGCCCGCGCCACCGCTCGCCACCCTCATCATCCCGACCCGCGACCGGATCGAGCTGCTGCGGGCCTGCATCGAGAGCCTGCGCGCCCATACCGACTGGCCCGCCTTCGAGATCATCGTCTGCGACAACGACAGCCGCCAGCCGCGCACGCTCGCCTATCTCCAGCGGCTGGCGGGGGAGGGGATCCGGGTGCTGCCCTGCCCCGGCCCGTTCAACTTCGCGGCGATGAACAACCGCGCCGCCGCGGAGGCGCGCGGCGCGCTACTGGTCTTCGTCAACAACGACGTGGTGGCGCGACGGAGCGACTGGCTGCGGCGTATGGCCGAGGAGGCCCTGCGGCCGGAGGTCGGCGCGGTCGGGGCGAAGCTCCTCGACGTGCGGGAGCGGATCCAGCACGGCGGCATCGTGCTCGGCACCGGCGGGCTCGTCACCCACGCCCACCGCCACTTCCCCGGCACGGCCACCGGCTACCTCGCCTCTTTGCGGGCGACGCATCGGGTCTCGGCTGTGACGGCGGCGTGCCTCGCGGTGCAGGCGAGCAAATTCCGGGCAGTGGGCGGCTTCGACGAGGCGGCCTTCGCGGTCGATTTCAACGACGTCGACCTCTGCCTGCGCCTGGAGGCGGCGGGCTACCGGACGATGATGGTGCCCGGCGCGGTGCTCTCCCACCACGAGGCGGCGAGCCGGCGCTGGAACCCGGAGGCCCGCCTCCGCCACGAGGCGGAGGTGGCGGCGTTGCGGGCGCGCTGGGGTCCGCGGCTGGAGGCCGATCCCTGGTATCATCCGGACTTCGATCCGCGGGCGGGCACCTATGTGCGGCTGCGGGCGTGGAAGGGGGCGGTTTCGCGGTAG
- the purC gene encoding phosphoribosylaminoimidazolesuccinocarboxamide synthase: MDFLKPRYTPMNRRRRIYEGKAKVLYEGPEPGTLIQHFKDDATAFNAKKHEVIDGKGVLNNRISEFVFQHLNDIGVPTHFIRRLNMREQLIREVEIIPLEVVVRNVAAGSLATRLGLEEGTQLPRSIIEFYYKNDQLNDPMVSEEHITAFGWATPQEIDDIMALAIRVNDFMSGLFLGVGIRLVDFKMETGRLWEGDMMRIVVADEISPDSCRLWDIKSQDKLDKDRFRKDLGGLIEAYTEVARRLGILGENEKVQTGGPRLVQ; encoded by the coding sequence ATGGACTTCCTCAAACCACGGTACACGCCTATGAACCGCCGCCGTCGCATCTACGAGGGCAAGGCGAAGGTCCTCTACGAGGGTCCCGAGCCCGGCACGCTCATCCAGCATTTCAAGGACGACGCGACCGCCTTCAACGCCAAGAAGCACGAGGTGATCGACGGCAAGGGCGTGCTGAACAACCGGATCTCCGAGTTCGTGTTCCAGCACCTCAACGACATCGGCGTGCCGACGCACTTCATCCGCCGGCTCAACATGCGCGAGCAGCTGATCCGCGAGGTCGAGATCATCCCGCTCGAGGTGGTGGTGCGCAACGTGGCGGCGGGCTCGCTGGCGACGCGGCTGGGCCTGGAGGAGGGCACCCAGCTTCCGCGCTCGATCATCGAGTTCTACTACAAGAACGACCAGCTCAACGACCCGATGGTGTCGGAGGAGCACATCACCGCCTTCGGCTGGGCGACGCCGCAGGAGATCGACGACATCATGGCGCTGGCCATCCGGGTCAACGACTTCATGTCGGGTCTCTTCCTCGGCGTCGGCATCCGCCTGGTCGACTTCAAGATGGAGACCGGCCGGCTCTGGGAGGGCGACATGATGCGCATCGTCGTCGCCGACGAGATCTCTCCGGATTCCTGCCGCCTCTGGGACATCAAGAGCCAGGACAAGCTCGACAAGGACCGATTCCGCAAGGATCTCGGCGGCCTGATCGAGGCCTATACCGAGGTGGCCCGCCGCCTCGGCATCCTGGGCGAGAACGAGAAGGTGCAGACCGGCGGGCCGCGCCTGGTGCAGTGA
- a CDS encoding HpcH/HpaI aldolase family protein translates to MAERGGAVAALAARFREGKPLITAWCGIPEPSVAGLLAAEAFDTVTLDMQHGAHDFDSISRTVALVAARGKPTLARVPVGGFSTVSRLLDAGISGIIAPMVNTVEDARRFAAMAKYPPLGERSWGPGPALMLSGLSPETYLKEANGFCQTLAMIETREALAALDDILAVDGIDGIFIGPSDLSIALSNGAGLDPDGAAVRDALKHAMARTRAAGKRIGIYSLSGPRTRELIGQGFDLIALSGDSALLRAGAAAALREARG, encoded by the coding sequence ATGGCGGAACGCGGCGGCGCGGTGGCCGCGCTGGCGGCGCGATTCCGCGAGGGCAAGCCGCTGATCACGGCCTGGTGCGGCATCCCCGAGCCTTCGGTCGCGGGTTTGCTCGCCGCCGAGGCGTTCGACACCGTGACGCTCGACATGCAGCACGGCGCCCACGACTTCGACAGCATCAGCCGCACCGTCGCCCTGGTGGCGGCCCGCGGCAAGCCGACCCTGGCGCGGGTGCCGGTCGGCGGCTTCTCGACCGTGTCGCGCCTGCTCGATGCCGGCATCTCCGGGATCATCGCCCCGATGGTCAACACGGTGGAGGATGCCAGGCGTTTCGCCGCGATGGCCAAGTACCCGCCGCTCGGCGAGCGCAGCTGGGGCCCGGGCCCGGCCCTGATGCTGTCGGGCTTGTCCCCCGAGACCTATCTCAAGGAGGCCAACGGCTTCTGCCAGACGCTGGCGATGATCGAGACCAGGGAAGCCTTGGCCGCCTTGGACGACATCCTGGCGGTGGACGGGATCGACGGCATCTTCATCGGCCCCTCCGACCTGTCGATCGCCCTGTCGAACGGCGCCGGCCTCGATCCCGACGGCGCGGCGGTGCGCGACGCGCTCAAGCACGCCATGGCGCGCACACGGGCAGCGGGCAAGCGGATTGGCATCTACTCCCTGTCCGGTCCGCGCACCCGCGAGCTGATCGGCCAGGGCTTCGACCTGATCGCGCTCTCGGGCGATTCCGCCCTGCTGCGGGCGGGCGCCGCGGCCGCGCTGAGGGAAGCGCGGGGCTGA
- a CDS encoding alpha/beta hydrolase, whose translation MPILTGPRLMPRSGARPRQLVVLLHGFGADGNDLIDLAQEWQPLLPDAAFVAPHAPEPCIQGFGRQWFPLTFRDPHERWRGVNRAGPTLDAFLDAELEAHGIGPHQLALVGFSQGCMMALHVALRRPAPVAAVVGLSGMLVMEDGQGPESLKPQVRSVPPILLAHGDQDEVIPVDALFLSAEALAAADVPAEWHLSAGIGHGIDDGALHHGGHFLAAGFARAARRG comes from the coding sequence ATGCCGATCCTCACCGGCCCGCGCCTGATGCCCCGCTCGGGCGCAAGACCGCGCCAGCTCGTCGTCCTGCTGCACGGCTTCGGCGCCGACGGCAACGACCTGATCGACCTCGCGCAGGAATGGCAGCCGCTCCTGCCCGATGCCGCCTTCGTGGCGCCGCACGCGCCCGAGCCCTGCATCCAGGGCTTCGGCCGGCAATGGTTCCCCCTCACCTTCCGCGATCCGCACGAGCGCTGGCGCGGGGTGAACCGGGCCGGGCCGACGCTCGACGCCTTCCTGGATGCGGAGCTCGAGGCTCACGGAATCGGACCGCACCAGCTCGCGCTCGTCGGCTTCAGCCAGGGCTGCATGATGGCCCTGCACGTCGCCCTGCGGCGTCCCGCCCCGGTGGCGGCGGTCGTCGGCCTGTCGGGCATGCTGGTGATGGAGGACGGTCAGGGGCCCGAGAGCCTGAAGCCGCAGGTCCGGTCGGTGCCCCCGATCCTCCTCGCCCACGGCGACCAGGACGAGGTGATCCCGGTCGACGCGCTGTTCCTGTCGGCGGAGGCGCTCGCGGCGGCGGACGTGCCGGCGGAGTGGCACCTCTCCGCCGGGATCGGCCACGGCATCGACGACGGCGCCCTGCACCATGGCGGGCACTTCCTCGCCGCCGGCTTCGCCCGGGCCGCGCGGCGGGGCTAG
- a CDS encoding DNA-3-methyladenine glycosylase family protein has product MRTRRTPQAISPPAPGVTGKLLDSEAALQEGVAALAVLDPAMARLVAEGARPPLRKRPPGFEGLAGIVVSQQISTASAAAIWGRLKAALPDLTAEALAAAPDELLRGAGLSAPKIRTLRAAAAAIVAGVLPLDALPTLPADEAHRLMVAVHGIGPWTADVYLLFCLGHPDAFPAGDLALQEAARLADGLEIRPSAAALNVRAEAWRPWRGVAAKVLWAYYRVAKARDGAPLSP; this is encoded by the coding sequence ATGCGGACGCGAAGAACTCCCCAAGCCATAAGCCCGCCGGCTCCCGGCGTCACGGGCAAGCTGCTCGATTCCGAGGCCGCCTTGCAGGAAGGCGTGGCGGCCCTGGCGGTCCTCGACCCGGCGATGGCGCGCCTGGTGGCCGAGGGCGCTCGGCCCCCCTTGCGCAAGCGTCCGCCGGGCTTCGAGGGACTGGCCGGCATCGTGGTGTCGCAGCAGATCTCGACCGCGAGCGCCGCGGCGATCTGGGGCCGGTTGAAGGCCGCCCTGCCGGACCTCACCGCCGAGGCCCTGGCGGCGGCGCCGGACGAGCTTTTGCGCGGGGCGGGGCTGTCGGCGCCGAAGATCCGCACCCTGCGGGCCGCGGCCGCCGCGATCGTGGCGGGCGTCCTCCCGCTCGACGCCTTGCCCACGCTCCCGGCCGACGAGGCCCACCGCCTGATGGTGGCCGTGCACGGCATCGGACCCTGGACGGCCGATGTCTACCTGCTGTTCTGCCTCGGCCACCCGGACGCCTTCCCGGCCGGAGACCTCGCCCTCCAGGAGGCGGCACGCCTCGCCGACGGGCTGGAGATCCGGCCGAGTGCCGCCGCCCTGAATGTGAGGGCCGAGGCCTGGCGGCCCTGGCGCGGGGTCGCCGCCAAGGTGCTGTGGGCCTATTACCGGGTGGCCAAGGCGCGCGACGGCGCGCCTCTTTCACCTTGA